The proteins below come from a single Micromonospora citrea genomic window:
- a CDS encoding Lrp/AsnC family transcriptional regulator, which yields MQIDAVDQRIIALLVADARASYADIGQRVSLSAPAVKRRVDRLRAAGVIRGFTAVVDPAAVGWTTEAFVELFCAGRTTPAQIGVATRRHPEVVGAYTVSGEADALVHLRAADIAHLEAALERLRAEPFVTSTRSTIVLSRLVESPGVGPSTG from the coding sequence TTGCAGATAGATGCCGTAGACCAGCGGATCATTGCGTTGCTCGTCGCGGATGCCCGCGCCTCCTACGCGGACATCGGGCAGCGGGTCTCGCTGTCCGCTCCGGCGGTCAAGAGGCGGGTCGACCGGCTGCGCGCCGCCGGCGTGATCCGGGGCTTCACGGCGGTCGTCGACCCGGCCGCCGTCGGCTGGACCACCGAGGCGTTCGTCGAGCTGTTCTGCGCCGGCCGGACCACGCCGGCCCAGATCGGGGTGGCGACCCGCCGGCACCCGGAGGTGGTCGGCGCGTACACCGTCTCGGGCGAGGCCGACGCGCTGGTGCACCTGCGCGCGGCCGACATCGCGCACCTGGAGGCGGCGCTGGAGCGGCTACGTGCGGAGCCCTTCGTGACCTCCACCCGCAGCACCATCGTGCTGTCCCGCCTGGTCGAGTCCCCGGGCGTCGGGCCGTCCACCGGCTGA
- a CDS encoding beta-propeller domain-containing protein — translation MKRGAHLLAGGTLAALTLLGGSAVPSPGDPPPGHRPFTPRLVAFDSCAEALNGLRAAARASVGPWGFTDGWRTAFGGLPKAESGARVSAAAAPEHSTTNNHEVGADEPDLVKTDGRRIVTVGRGVLRVVDPAARRETGRVDLARALPDPGWGEQKLLLHGDRALVLTRAGAIREPAMPMPGRRMPEGAAASHLTLVDLAGAPHVLGTYRIEGDLVDARQGGTTARVVVRSRPRLEFPHLRRGTDETRTAANRQVVDRAGVAAWLPAYEWTSGDQRHTGRVGCDRLSRPPAWTGTSMLTVLSFDLAADRLGDGDPVSVAADATTVYGTGTSLYLAGERPTTRRPGSPRWDRRTPTQVTEIYQFDTGAPGRPRYVAAGTVPGSLVNQYALSEWQGHLRVATTTGDPWVARPNSESGVQVLRRDGDTLVRTGSVGGLGPGERIWSVRFLGGSAYVVTFRRTDPLYAVDLTDPAAPRVTGELKITGYSAYLHPLPEGRLLGVGQEADRRGRTQGVQVSLFDVRDPARPTRLDQWHVPRAYSALEYDSHAFLHRPETGLVALPVGDDVRLLRVTGTDISEIGTVSHPGDPGAVTRSLLVGDVLWTVSDAGLRATDPTTARSLDWLPVT, via the coding sequence ATGAAACGGGGAGCGCACCTACTGGCCGGCGGCACGCTGGCCGCCCTCACCCTGCTCGGCGGGAGCGCCGTCCCGTCGCCCGGCGATCCCCCGCCGGGTCACCGGCCGTTCACACCGCGGCTGGTCGCCTTCGACTCCTGCGCCGAGGCGCTGAACGGGCTGCGGGCCGCCGCCCGCGCGTCCGTCGGCCCGTGGGGCTTCACCGACGGCTGGCGCACCGCGTTCGGCGGCCTGCCCAAGGCCGAGTCCGGCGCGCGGGTGTCCGCCGCGGCCGCCCCGGAGCACTCCACCACCAACAACCACGAGGTCGGCGCGGACGAGCCCGACCTCGTCAAGACCGACGGCCGGCGGATCGTCACGGTCGGCCGAGGGGTGCTGCGGGTGGTGGACCCGGCCGCCCGGCGGGAGACCGGTCGCGTCGACCTCGCCCGGGCGCTGCCGGATCCGGGGTGGGGGGAGCAGAAGCTGCTGCTGCACGGCGACCGGGCCCTGGTGCTGACCCGGGCCGGCGCGATCCGGGAGCCGGCGATGCCCATGCCGGGGCGGCGGATGCCGGAGGGCGCCGCCGCGTCCCACCTGACCCTGGTCGACCTCGCGGGCGCGCCGCACGTCCTCGGCACCTACCGCATCGAGGGAGACCTGGTCGACGCCCGGCAGGGCGGCACCACCGCGCGCGTCGTGGTCCGCAGCCGGCCCCGGCTGGAGTTCCCGCACCTGCGGCGGGGCACCGACGAGACCCGGACGGCCGCGAACCGCCAGGTCGTCGACCGGGCCGGGGTGGCGGCGTGGCTGCCGGCGTACGAGTGGACGTCCGGCGACCAGCGGCACACCGGCCGGGTCGGCTGCGACCGGCTGAGCCGCCCGCCCGCGTGGACCGGCACGTCGATGCTGACCGTGCTGAGCTTCGACCTGGCCGCCGACCGGCTCGGCGACGGCGACCCGGTCAGCGTCGCCGCCGACGCCACCACGGTCTACGGCACCGGCACGAGCCTCTACCTCGCGGGTGAGCGGCCGACCACCCGCCGCCCCGGCTCGCCGCGCTGGGACCGGCGCACGCCTACGCAGGTCACCGAGATCTACCAGTTCGACACCGGCGCGCCGGGGCGCCCGCGCTACGTCGCCGCCGGCACGGTGCCGGGTTCGCTCGTCAACCAGTACGCCCTCTCGGAGTGGCAGGGGCACCTGCGGGTCGCCACCACCACCGGCGATCCCTGGGTCGCCCGCCCGAACTCCGAGTCCGGCGTGCAGGTGCTGCGCCGCGACGGCGACACCCTGGTGCGGACGGGCTCGGTCGGCGGCCTCGGCCCGGGCGAGCGGATCTGGTCGGTGCGGTTCCTCGGCGGGTCCGCGTACGTGGTCACGTTCCGGCGGACCGACCCGCTCTACGCGGTCGACCTGACCGACCCGGCCGCGCCCCGGGTCACCGGCGAGCTGAAGATCACCGGATACTCGGCGTACCTGCACCCGCTGCCGGAGGGGCGGCTGCTCGGCGTGGGCCAGGAGGCCGACCGGCGGGGGCGGACGCAGGGCGTCCAGGTCTCGCTGTTCGACGTGCGCGACCCGGCCCGGCCCACCCGACTCGACCAGTGGCACGTGCCCCGGGCCTACTCCGCGCTGGAGTACGACTCGCACGCCTTCCTGCACCGCCCGGAGACGGGGCTGGTCGCCCTCCCGGTCGGCGACGACGTACGCCTGCTGCGGGTGACCGGGACCGACATCAGCGAGATCGGCACGGTGTCCCACCCGGGCGACCCGGGCGCGGTGACCCGGTCGCTGCTGGTGGGCGACGTGCTCTGGACCGTCTCGGACGCGGGCCTGCGGGCCACCGACCCGACGACCGCGCGGAGCCTCGACTGGCTCCCCGTGACCTGA
- a CDS encoding ABC transporter substrate-binding protein has product MSQMNRRRALQMLAALGTAGFAAGCGSDAAEGEPRGQRSPIKIGLVAPTSGGLKAIGDEITQGFQLFLDLNDNSLGGHPVTLLTADEGESVKTGKAAVEGLLKQGVLALTGVVDSNVMFGVRDTVEQARVPLIGSNASPTSLQSVVYIWRTSYVLDEAGRALGRYLREQLAPSARLAIIVPENAGSQDVVRGFRQEFGENDPRIKDPVTWTGVFTNPSKSAYRADIRKALGRNPDAVFCYYAGPAAVEFIKQLRIEGFKGKVYAPGFLTEGAVLGDVKAEDAMGIQTALNYSADLNNSANRRFASAYRKKHGTSPTTYAMASYDAAQVLDQAIRVAGDAPNPQQVNLALGKIGQIDSPRGVWQFNQPRTPQQKWYLREVQLDGQVLSNVLVTELATLG; this is encoded by the coding sequence GTGTCGCAGATGAACCGCAGGCGGGCACTCCAGATGCTGGCCGCGCTCGGGACGGCGGGGTTCGCCGCGGGCTGCGGCTCCGACGCCGCCGAGGGCGAACCGCGAGGCCAGCGGAGCCCGATCAAGATCGGCCTCGTCGCGCCGACCAGCGGCGGCCTCAAGGCGATCGGCGACGAGATCACCCAGGGCTTCCAGCTCTTCCTCGACCTCAACGACAACAGCCTGGGCGGGCACCCCGTCACCCTGCTCACCGCCGACGAGGGGGAGAGCGTCAAGACCGGCAAGGCCGCCGTCGAGGGGCTGCTGAAGCAGGGCGTGCTCGCTCTCACCGGCGTGGTCGACTCGAACGTCATGTTCGGCGTCCGGGACACCGTCGAGCAGGCCCGGGTGCCGCTGATCGGCTCCAACGCCTCGCCGACGAGCCTGCAGAGCGTCGTCTACATCTGGCGGACGTCGTACGTGCTGGACGAGGCGGGCCGGGCGCTGGGTCGCTACCTGCGGGAGCAGCTCGCCCCGTCGGCGCGGCTGGCGATCATCGTGCCGGAGAACGCCGGCAGCCAGGACGTGGTGCGGGGCTTCAGGCAGGAGTTCGGCGAGAACGACCCGCGCATCAAGGACCCGGTGACCTGGACGGGCGTCTTCACCAACCCGTCGAAGTCCGCGTACCGGGCGGACATCCGCAAGGCGCTGGGCCGCAACCCCGACGCCGTGTTCTGCTACTACGCCGGGCCGGCGGCCGTCGAGTTCATCAAGCAGCTGCGCATCGAGGGCTTCAAGGGCAAGGTCTACGCCCCGGGCTTCCTCACCGAGGGCGCGGTGCTGGGGGACGTCAAGGCCGAGGATGCGATGGGCATCCAGACCGCCCTCAACTACTCGGCCGACCTGAACAACTCGGCCAACCGGCGGTTCGCCTCCGCCTACCGCAAGAAGCACGGCACCTCGCCCACCACCTACGCGATGGCCTCGTACGACGCCGCGCAGGTGCTCGACCAGGCGATCCGGGTCGCCGGCGACGCGCCCAACCCGCAGCAGGTCAACCTGGCGCTCGGCAAGATCGGCCAGATCGACAGCCCGCGCGGGGTGTGGCAGTTCAACCAGCCGCGCACGCCGCAGCAGAAGTGGTACCTGCGCGAGGTCCAGCTCGACGGCCAGGTGCTGTCGAACGTGCTGGTCACCGAGCTGGCCACGCTGGGCTGA
- the ddaH gene encoding dimethylargininase, protein MVTVNQQRVPRKRTYLMCSPEHFAVEYAINPWMDVTTPVDPELAVKQWDRLRETLVGLGHEVHLLTPEPGLPDMVFAANGAFVVDGVVYGAQFKHEQRTAEAAAHRAFYESQGWRFIAPSETNEGEGDFAYLPEAHGGLVLAGHGFRTELPAHAEAQEAIGRPVVSLRLVDPRFYHLDVALASIDDENIVYYPGAFSAASQKVLAQLFPDAVVADDEDALAFGLNLVSDGLNVVLNSEATRLAGKLKAAGYHPLPVELAELKKGGGSVKCCIAELRH, encoded by the coding sequence TTGGTCACCGTGAACCAGCAGCGAGTCCCGCGAAAGCGGACATATCTCATGTGCTCGCCCGAGCACTTCGCGGTCGAGTACGCGATCAACCCGTGGATGGACGTGACCACCCCGGTCGACCCGGAGCTGGCGGTCAAGCAGTGGGACCGGCTGCGGGAGACCCTCGTGGGTCTCGGCCACGAGGTGCACCTGCTGACGCCCGAGCCGGGCCTGCCCGACATGGTCTTCGCGGCCAACGGCGCGTTCGTGGTCGACGGCGTCGTCTACGGCGCGCAGTTCAAGCACGAGCAGCGGACCGCCGAGGCCGCCGCGCACCGGGCGTTCTACGAGTCGCAGGGCTGGCGGTTCATCGCACCGAGCGAGACCAACGAGGGCGAGGGCGACTTCGCGTACCTGCCGGAGGCGCACGGCGGGCTGGTCCTCGCCGGGCACGGCTTCCGCACCGAGCTGCCGGCGCACGCCGAGGCGCAGGAGGCGATCGGCCGCCCGGTGGTGTCGCTGCGCCTGGTCGACCCGCGCTTCTACCACCTGGACGTGGCGCTCGCCTCGATCGACGACGAGAACATCGTCTACTACCCGGGCGCCTTCTCGGCGGCCAGCCAGAAGGTGCTCGCCCAGCTCTTCCCCGACGCGGTGGTCGCGGACGACGAGGATGCGCTGGCCTTCGGCCTCAACCTGGTCAGCGACGGCCTCAACGTCGTGCTCAACAGCGAGGCGACCCGGCTGGCCGGGAAGCTGAAGGCGGCCGGCTACCACCCGCTCCCGGTCGAGCTGGCCGAGCTGAAGAAGGGCGGCGGCAGCGTGAAGTGCTGCATCGCCGAGCTGCGCCACTGA
- a CDS encoding HAD family hydrolase, with amino-acid sequence MGEAPRLIATDIDGTLLRDDRSLSPHTADVLARISAQGTPVVLVTGRPIRWLKLVYDQLAEPLPAICANGAVVYDPVADEVLRADPLAPELLAEVARRLRAEVPDVSFAVEIVDSRQMRHEAHYPLRWDADHDAIRAVETPEELLSAPAVKLLARAADQDPDAFVALVAGALEGLAEATHSSYSGLVEISAAGVTKAAGLAWYCARLGIDARDVLAFGDMPNDVPMLTWAGRGVAVANAHHAVLAIADEVTSANSTDGVAAYLEKVFGVD; translated from the coding sequence CTCGGCTGATCGCCACCGACATCGACGGCACCCTGCTACGGGACGACCGCTCGCTGAGCCCGCACACCGCGGACGTGCTCGCGCGGATCTCCGCGCAGGGCACGCCGGTCGTGCTGGTCACCGGCCGCCCGATCCGCTGGCTGAAGCTCGTGTACGACCAGCTCGCCGAGCCCCTGCCGGCGATCTGCGCCAACGGCGCGGTGGTCTACGACCCGGTGGCCGACGAGGTGCTGCGGGCCGACCCGCTCGCCCCGGAGCTGCTGGCCGAGGTGGCCCGGCGGCTGCGCGCCGAGGTGCCCGACGTCAGCTTCGCGGTCGAGATCGTCGACAGCCGGCAGATGCGGCACGAGGCGCACTACCCGTTGCGCTGGGACGCCGACCACGACGCGATCCGGGCGGTCGAGACCCCCGAGGAGCTGTTGTCGGCGCCGGCGGTGAAGCTCCTGGCGCGGGCGGCCGACCAGGATCCGGACGCCTTCGTCGCGCTGGTCGCGGGGGCGTTGGAGGGGCTGGCCGAGGCGACCCACTCGTCGTACTCGGGGCTGGTGGAGATCTCCGCGGCGGGCGTGACCAAGGCGGCCGGGCTGGCGTGGTACTGCGCGCGCCTGGGGATCGACGCCCGGGACGTGCTGGCCTTCGGCGACATGCCCAACGACGTGCCGATGCTGACCTGGGCCGGGCGGGGGGTGGCGGTGGCGAACGCGCACCACGCCGTCCTGGCGATCGCCGACGAGGTGACCTCGGCGAACTCGACGGACGGCGTGGCCGCGTATCTGGAGAAGGTCTTCGGGGTGGACTGA
- a CDS encoding alpha/beta hydrolase family protein, whose translation MPADPRAVLSRPAPAPDVTVSYGDHPDQVADLRRPVGSGPVRQLVVVVHGGFWRAEYDRRHTGPLAAALAALGHPVAQLEYRRTGQPGGGWPGTLTDVLAGVTELPRLAAEALPGDVAARPPLLVGHSAGGHLALYVAATAPGAVGGVLALAPVADLAEAYRRDLDAGAVAALLGGGPAQFPDRYAATDPRSLVPIRTRTVVVHGARDEQVPVAMSRAFVAADRTAGGEARLVELPECEHFGLIDPESVAWPQVTAAFRSLLEDR comes from the coding sequence ATGCCCGCCGACCCACGCGCCGTGCTCAGCCGTCCCGCTCCGGCCCCCGACGTGACCGTCTCCTACGGCGACCACCCGGACCAGGTCGCCGACCTGCGCCGGCCCGTCGGGTCGGGTCCGGTCCGGCAGCTGGTCGTGGTGGTGCACGGCGGCTTCTGGCGGGCCGAGTACGACCGGCGGCACACCGGCCCGCTGGCCGCCGCGCTGGCCGCCCTCGGCCACCCCGTGGCCCAGCTGGAGTACCGCAGGACGGGGCAGCCGGGCGGCGGTTGGCCCGGGACGCTCACCGACGTGCTGGCCGGCGTGACGGAGCTGCCCCGGCTGGCGGCGGAGGCGCTGCCCGGGGACGTCGCCGCGAGGCCGCCGCTGCTGGTGGGCCACTCGGCGGGCGGGCACCTGGCGTTGTACGTGGCGGCGACCGCGCCGGGAGCCGTCGGGGGCGTGCTGGCGCTGGCGCCGGTGGCGGACCTCGCCGAGGCGTACCGGCGGGATCTGGACGCGGGGGCGGTGGCCGCGCTGCTGGGCGGCGGCCCGGCGCAGTTCCCCGACCGGTACGCCGCCACCGATCCACGATCGTTGGTGCCCATTCGGACACGTACGGTAGTCGTGCACGGCGCGCGGGACGAGCAGGTGCCGGTGGCGATGAGTCGGGCGTTCGTCGCGGCCGACCGGACGGCCGGCGGCGAAGCCCGCCTGGTTGAGCTGCCGGAATGCGAGCATTTCGGGCTCATCGATCCGGAGTCGGTGGCATGGCCGCAGGTCACGGCTGCTTTTCGATCTCTGCTGGAAGATCGCTAA
- a CDS encoding bacterial proteasome activator family protein, translating to MGPMTEAHSTGQNDEPGQEGAGRSGTVVVVGPDGRPVGTVQTDEAAGEDPTRLVEQPAKVMRIGSMIKQLLEEVKAAPLDDASRHRMREIHERSIVELKEGLAPELRDELERISLPFTEEKAPSEGELRIAHAQLVGWLEGLFHGIQAALVAQQMAARVQLEQMRSGRPALPSGPGGVMPGMPGMGQPQGGSEGHSTGQYL from the coding sequence ATGGGTCCCATGACCGAAGCGCACTCCACTGGACAGAACGACGAGCCGGGCCAGGAAGGCGCCGGCCGCTCCGGAACGGTGGTGGTGGTCGGCCCGGACGGCCGGCCGGTCGGCACCGTGCAGACCGACGAGGCCGCCGGCGAGGACCCCACCCGACTGGTCGAGCAGCCGGCCAAGGTGATGCGGATCGGCAGCATGATCAAGCAGTTGCTGGAGGAGGTCAAGGCCGCCCCGCTCGACGACGCGAGCCGGCACCGGATGCGGGAGATCCACGAGCGGTCGATCGTCGAGCTGAAGGAGGGCCTCGCCCCCGAGCTGCGGGACGAGCTGGAGCGGATCTCGCTGCCCTTCACCGAGGAGAAGGCGCCCAGCGAGGGCGAGCTGCGCATCGCGCACGCCCAGCTCGTCGGCTGGCTGGAGGGCCTCTTCCACGGCATCCAGGCGGCCCTGGTCGCCCAGCAGATGGCCGCCCGGGTCCAGTTGGAGCAGATGCGCTCCGGTCGGCCCGCGCTGCCCAGCGGCCCCGGCGGCGTGATGCCGGGCATGCCGGGCATGGGCCAGCCGCAGGGCGGCAGCGAGGGGCACAGCACCGGCCAGTACCTCTGA